AGCGTCACATTTTTGTTTGCAGGTTCATTTCTTGGAAAGTGACTTTTCTTGATTAATTATAACttgaatttatttaattatattactcataaagtttaactttttattttgtgtacttttgagtgtttttttttttcataaaagaataaGAAGCTATATATGACAATTCTTTGATAGACGTCTCGAATGGTAACTAAATTAATGGCTCTATAATACAAGGAAAATGCTGGATTTGGTTTTACGGCcaagtttttattaataaagtgtCTTGCAAGTGTACTACAGTACTAGTTTTCTGTTATCTTCATCCTTACCTTACACAATCGAGTTGACTAGGACACCCAGGGAgacattttatatcaaaaagCTTGCAAAAATGACTACTTTCAGCATTTTTAAGTAGTCATTTTTGCAAGCTTTATTTGATTAGTACATGGTTTTTTATTAGTACCAAAAtggttttttattattctacCATATAGTACTAACATTACAGCACACTGTACAAGTTGATAATGCATGATAGTGGTACATGAATAAAAAGTTGTGGTACTAATGTCATTGCCTATAAGGCTATAACATATAATGTGTCTCTCTAGTCCTTTGTTTCTTCAAGCCTTAACTACAAAGATTACTTAAAATCTACATAAGTCGGGGGCCTCATCATGGTTAGTGTTGTCAGTCAAAGTTTTCTACAATAACCACTCAAAACTGCAATGTATATGTGTCTGCTACTGCAATTGTGCACTTGTGAAGTAGTTGTGATCAAGCGTCTTTCCAAGCAGACAAGCCAAATATAGTCTCAAAGATCTTCGGTTCCAATTAACTTGAATTGGCAAATccgttttcatttaatttatcgCACCTCTTTCAGCTTTTTCAAAAGGCGGTAATCTCTAGTAAGTTCCTCGCCATCCTTGGCTGACTGCATCACACGTCTCTTCTTGGCTGTTCTCTTCTTCATGACAGCAGGCACTTTCTTGGCTTTAGCTTTGTGTGTTTTCAGTTCTTGTGGGGTATCCTTCTTCACTTGctagtttttctttctttgtttctCTCTGTTATTATCCCTGAACATTAATAAAGATAAGCCAAAAGGATAGAGGTTGGCTAGCGTTTTAGTTGCTCGATCAAATTCATAGCAGGACATATAGATTGAATTTCTTTTTATGTAATAATAGTCCAAAATGGGTCTTCAGctgattaattatatatagagattaaaGCAAACTTACTTGTCCTTGATCTCTTCCAGGTTTAAGTCTTCAGCAGCAATTAAGCCTTCAGTGGAAAGTGAGTTTTGCTTTACCTCTGACATTCAAGGTAGCTGCAATAACCCGTATCCCATGCCTAAGTCTTCAATCTCTAGACCTGATGATGTAAACATGGTTAAGAAATCGGTTGAGCAGAGCAAGTATCAACTACAATCATATCAGGAAGAAAATGGCACCAAACATCACCTAAGAATGAAGTTGCAATGATGCTCTTTATTAGCACGAATGTAAGAAACAAATGCTCTTAGCCCTTTCTGCATAACATCACGATCCTTCTTTGCAGCAGCACATATCTGAATCATAGTTGTGTTTAATAAGAGGTAACTAAGTCATTGTGTAAAGCTCATaacttcaaaatttaaaatactcAAATCGAAAGTTAAAACTGCAAGTTTTAAGAATGATTCATCGGAAGAAGAATTAAAGAGTGTCGGATGTGCCACTTACATGGggaaccatcatcatcatcatcatcatcatcggaAGAAGAaagattaatttaattataaccTTAGGTTAAAGAAACACACTGGCACTTCCTTGCCGTCCCAACCTAGCAGTCCGGCCAACTCTATGAATGAACACATTAGGATCTTGAAGAGGATCATACTGCAGGCAACATTTGCAGATATCAGTACATGGGAATGTGCTTAAGTTTGGAAAAATTCAATCAATTTATATCCAAGCAGATTTTGTTAGTTACTACAATCTCCAAACCCGCACACAACATGGAATGAACCTGGACAACGAGAACTGTGCACATTTATCTTAAAAGATTTTCAAGGAAAGTTTGGATATGGTGATTACATTGAAAAATCAGAATCTAATAATCAAGTCTAAGTAAACAAACCATAGGATATGATGTTTGGATGTGCTATCGTTGTTTATGGTGGTAATAAACAGATACTCGGTTGTCCAAGTATTTGACAAAGTCTGAATATATCAAAACTAATACAGAAAAACGACATTCTTACAAAAAAAGTAGAAGTTTGGTAGATTTAACTAACCATTTGATAATTTAACTTTGTTGCAGCTAGTGTGAAATTGATTCTTTGACCATAATTAATCAAATACTTGGAATTTAGCTAGCGAGCAATTGCTCTACCTGCACTATGCAATCAATGCCTGGAATGTCAAGCCCACGCATTGCCACATCAGTGCAAAGACATGTAAAGGATGCTAATGCTTTCTCCCATGCTGACTAGTGAAAGATGATATGTACATATTATACAAGTCCCAGCTTTTAAACATCGACATTTGATATTAACCTCCATAACCAAACTTATAGTCTTACCTGCTTCATCTTTCCATGAAGAGAAACTAAAGATAGCCCCTTTAGGGCAGAAAGACGTATAAATACAACTCTCCAATAATCCACACAAGGAGCACTGGTTTAACACCTGGAAGTGATAATATAAAAGGTGGTGCAACATGATAGATTTGTGATGATAGATTTGTTCATGTTCCTAACACGTGTCTGCGTCTTCAAGTATATGAAGTTTCATTGCGTCCTAAAGTTCCAAAAAAATCACTAATCACGTTTCGTTAACATCGCTAAATGAGTGCTTTTTTGAGGTTAAACTAAGACTTAAAAAAGCAAAAGTTTTCAACTTACTTTAAAAGTAATCAGCAAAAATTTGATACCTCAGAAGTAGCAACGGAAATTGTGGCGGCCTGAACAGGGGTGCAGAAATCGAACCCAGAAGTAGATAAGGCGGCAAAACTTCATCGTAAAGTGTGGGGCTGAGGTCCGAGAAACGGGTGTCGGTTTGGGCTCGGTTGATCCCATTTGTAACTGAAAATTACATCTACGGAGTGTATATTCTTTTAACCGCCACCTATTTTtgcttttacttttattattaattaataattattaccGGTATTATCATGTACTACGGAGTATAAAGATTAACTATAGATATTATCCCAATtgtttctttattaaaaaaaaaatggattggTCAGGAGTCTTGGGTTTCAGTTTTAGATTTTTCATCTCAAACTATTTTTCATGAGGAGGGGTTAGAAGTCTAACAAAAAATTGTTTCCAACAcaaatcgaaactaactttaaaaaaaaaaaaataataaaataaaatttcaacaTGCATAATACTCTCTAAATTTTTGGTCTCCTTTTCTTCCTAATAGTTGGAAACATCACAAACATCTAATTGCGTAAAAACCTATTGTATCGTTTTATAATTGTTAACCATGTTTCATcatattattagataattaattTGACATATTCTATATATTAACTAGAAAATGATTGATCGCATGTTGTTATAGAAGTCCAAAGTTGTGTTGGTTTAGaatttaactaaattaattaatgtaattgtgCTAAATTTCTTTTACTAATTAACTCTTTTcgatacataaaaaaaatataaggttaCTCAATTGCAAAATTTTGATGTATCTATAATAAGAACCACGTTTTCGTTAGTTTGTTACCATACTTTTATGACGATGTGATGATAATAGTTTTGATTGTAACAATATTTTCCGTGTTTTACATGTTCGAATATATTGCAGATTTTAGATCATCGAGCACAATGCGATGATATCCATGAGGCACTGTGGAGTCATTTAGAGTAGATTTTGTTAAATCTGTTGCCAATGAGTAATTAGCTCAAATTATGATCAATTAAGCTAGCTAGTAGCCTAGTATAGCAGTTGGGAGTTGAAAACAAGTGATCAAAGGCCATTGAAATTCAAAATTTGATCATGCGACTATAAACATACTAACAAATAACAAGCTTTCTCAAACAACCAATTAATTaaatggtccggtttggttAAACCGGTTtgataaaagtctaaaaccacGAACCAAACCATTAAAAAGGCAAACCAACGgtttaagtttttcattttaaaccGACCAATCCGTCCAATTACTTCGGTTTAAACGGTTTAGCCGGTTTAGACCaaaccgtgcacatccctacaCAGTattatgtttaatgtttttttattacattaaaGACCAACCCGACCCATCCTAATTTAACCCATGGGGATGGTTTTATGCATTAAGATTTTACTTATTGtgattaatttttgttattaataatgtGTTACCATATATGTTAGCTAAAACTTCGttatatgaaatacatatttgtcAAAAACCACCAAAgctattaaaagttttaaagtaAAAAGAGTATATTTTATAAGTGCAATAAAGATCAAAATGAAAGAATAAATTTGAATGGAAGTTTTTAACATATAGgtttaaaataccaaaaagaaacgTGTGAGAATAAGTAAATAGTGCTACATAATGATATGGAATATGCCAACgaaaaagttgcaatatattaGTTGGACCACAAAggaaaatgtgttaagaaaacCAATAAGTAACTCCGTGAATGAAAACCAACATAGGATGCGATGTGACAAAGACGGAGATTTTTAATTTGGTCAGTGTCCGGGGTTACTTAAACCCGATCCATACCCGTCCCGTTGCCACCTCACTCCTCATGTGTTTATGCTGGATGTTATTGATTTCGATATTATCTATTTATaaccccttataaaacatattgaattctctattttaagaaattcggCACTTCTTTATATCCAAAATACCcctatatcttaatcttaattatcatatacacctaatctatacttttatactatttaataaaagaaacaactctctctttaaatgttacatggagaaattaaaataacattaatgattaaattacactactaGTCAGTCCATTATCTTATAGAacatcttcattaaccttttaaattagttacttttatatcaattatctacaccactaacctccgcctccaccaccaacagtcgctcccaccaccacaccgtctcCACCATCACACCGTCTCCACCACGACCACTatcgcattgcgcggatactgTGCTAGTGAACTTCAATCTATTTTGACTCGGATGTAAACGGCTTTGCCGGAATATCCCTGTAAACAATTTCAAACATTTACCCTGAACACCCCTAATATAGTACGTACCTTTTACCGTTCACATACTTCAGTTGAATTAATATAACCCTGTGCCTAGCCAAAAGTTTAGCTAAAACACCCTCTCATTCTACTTCCGCCTCCATTCATCATCTATGTTGTGTAGaaaattgttaaatttttatGTGCTTTTTTGAACTAGaaaataatagttaaaaaaTGGATATAACTTAAACACCACACATATTTTATCCTCTTTTGCGCCTTATTTGTAGGAAATGCTAAATattgacaaaaagaaaaaaatgtatacaaaaTGAAGTGAAATCTTATTTATATGAATTCAAAAAGTTAATAGAAAATTTTATTCTTTATGAAATTGTTCAACATGACATATCACGTGAGTTGTTTGTAAATCTATATTCGAATCAGAATTCTGTTGATCACTTGCGTTAACTATGCATCATAGACTTGTACCGTACTACCAAGTAATGCACAAAGAGACTTATCTAATCCACCAGCAAATCTAAACCAGAAAAACCAGAAAATGGCGCCATACTATTTCTGCTCATTAAACCCACCCTCATCTTCAAATTCCATATCCAAATTCATATCAAACCAACCTTATCTTTCAATCCTAGAAACCAAATGCACCACCATCAAACACCTTCAAATCATACACTCTCAAATCATCAAAACCGGCTTAATCAACGACTCAATCGCAGCCTCTCGGTTACTCTCATTTGCAGCCACTTCCCCTGAACCCGACATCACTTATGCATACAATATATTCAATCAAATCCAAAACCCGACTAGATTTTCTTGGAATACTATCATTAGAGCCTTCTCCAAAAGCCAAAACCCGATATTTGCATTACATTTGTTTCTTGATATGTTGGTTTGTTCAAATGTGGACACGGATAGATTAACTTATCCGTCGGTTTTTAAGGCGTATGGGGAATGTGGGTTGGCTAAAAATGGTGCTCAACTTCATGGTAGGATAGTGAAACTTGGGTTACAGTTTGATGGGTATGTAAGGAATGGGATTCTTTATATGTATGCTAATTGTGGAATGTTTGGTGAAGCGTTTAAATTGTTTGGAGACGGTGAAGATTTTGATGTTGTTGGTTGGAATTTGATGATTATGTGTCTTTGTAAGTATGGAAATGTCGATGAAGCGCGGTTTTTGTTTGATGAGATGAGTGTTAGGAGTTGTGTTTCTTGGAATAATATGATAAGTGGATATGTAAAGAATGGGAAGTGGGTCGAGGCGTTAAGCCTTTTTGGGATTATGCAAAATGAGAAGGTGAAACCGAGTGAGTTTACATTAGTTAGTTTGTTAAATGCTGCAGCGCAGTTGGGAGCTTTGAAGCAAGGAGAGTGGATTCATGATTATGTTATAAGAAATAATGTGGAAATAAATGAGATTGTGGCTACCGCGATTGTTAATATGTATTGCAAGTGTGGGAGCGTTGAGAAAGCATGGGACGTGTTTAGATCAGCTCCTGTTAAGGGATTGTCTTGTTGGAACACGATGATTATGGGTCTTGCAATACATGGGCTCGAGAATGAGGCGTTTGAGCTATTTTCTGAATTGAAGCCGTCTGGTTTTAAGCCAGATGATGTAAGTTTTGTTGGTGTTTTGATGGCCTGTAGTCACTCTAGATTGGTAGACAAAgccaaatattatttttatttgatgacaaaaaagtataaaattgaACCATCTATTAAGCACTATGGTTGTATGATAGATGTGTTAGGCAGAGCAGGGCTACTAAAAGAAGCAGAAACACTTGTTAAAAATATGCCTATGAAACCAGATGCTGTTATTTGGGGGTCTCTTTTATCATCTTGCAGGAGTTATGGAGACGTTGAAATGGGACAATGGGCTTCGAGTAATCTGGTTGATTTGGGCGTAGACGAGAGTTCTGCTCATGTGCTATTGTCAAATGTGTATGCGGCTAATGGTCACTTTGAGTTGGCGGTACAAGAAAGGTTATTAATGAAGGAGAAAAAGATAGAAAAGAACCCTGGATGCAGCCTAATTGAAGTGAATGGTGAAGTTCATGAATTCATTGCTGGTGGAAGGTTGCATCCTCAAGTCAAAGAGATACACTTTTTGTTAGAAAATTTGACTTTGATGCTGCAAGACATCAGTTTCCACTTTCCACAATTCCTGCTCAATTCTTCATCATGCGCACCATAGTTTTTTCACAGAATTCGTATAGGTAGCATAAGTTTTTCACGATATTGGATAAAAATAAAGTTCAGAAGTTCCGACTGCTAAACAGTTTTGTGGAAGTACTATTTACATTCTTTTTGGGATCGTTTTAAGGATACCCAGTACAAACTAAAGAAAAATGAGTCTTCTTTCTAAGAGTAGGTGCGGGATAGGATGGGTAGCACCAGCTGCCCCACATACCTGAAAAGAACAGAGACGGGTCTTGCAGGGTCTGAAAGGCACTATTCACAGTTATCCCAATGGAGTCCATGCATACAAAAGATGTCTATTAATTTGGCTTGTCCTTGAATGTGTGACGTGTTAATCGTAAACTGTGTGCCCGAAAATAAGGTCACCTTGGAGTCCTTTCCTGACAAAAATGGCAGAACTCACAGATTTCTCTAGGTTACTGTGTCATGTCCTGCGTCAAAGGTTAGAGTTGCACCAGTTCTTTGTTAAGgttcatgtttttatatatagttcaGTTTAAATATGGTTTTAAGTGTTCTTCTTCTCGgatgtatatatatgctaaGCACAGTTAAAGTTCATGTTTATATGTATAGTTCAGTTTGTATATGGTTGAGTTTATATATGGTTTTAAGGTTACTGCACCTTAGAGTATGATTTCAtttgtatcattttttatttttttttgcttcTACTTCATGACATACAAATCTAACACAAAATTTAGCATTtcacaattccatcaaattcatTATTTAAATACTTGTAGTAGTGGTCTAACGATGAAATTCAATTGTCAGAAATATCAATAACTGAAGTCTATGAAACTGCTTAAGATGAACAAACTATAAAACTTCATAACCAACATCAGCATAGCAAATTGAAAAAAAACTCCACTGAACTAAAAATTCATTTTACCGAAACAAACGAAAAAACCACTAACTCATACTATATCTAGCTGCTTATTTAACCCAAACTACTAGTGCAGCACATTTAGACTCGCCACCGCCTATCCAACACCCAGTTTTCAGACCAAGTGTTAGCTAGTGGCAACAACTCAAAACAAAAATGACTCAAACCATTCAACCATGAAACAAAGACACCAACAAACCAAACCATCTTCCTAATAACCTGCACGATTCATTTCCCAGACTTCTTCACAGCCACCTTAgtaacctttgctccagtgggtTCCTTCTTATCAACGCTCTTGATGACACCCACTGCCACCGTCTGCCTCATGTCTCTTACTGCAAAACGACCAAGTGGTGGATACTCAGAAAAGGTCTCGACCACCATTGGTTTGGTTGGAATCATCTTGACCATACCAGCATCACCATTCTTTAGGAACTTAGGTTCCTTTTCAAGCTCTTTACCTGACCTTCTATCGATTTTAGTCAAAAGTTCAGCAAACTTGACTGCAACATGCGAGGTGTGGCAATCAAGAACAGGAGCATAACCGCTGCCAATTTGACCAGGGTGGTTCATGATGATAACTTGAGATGTAAAGTTGGCTGCACCTTTAGCCGCATCTTCTTTAGAATTAGACGCAACATACCCACGTTTCAGATCTTTCACAGCAACATTTTTCACATTAAATCCCACATTGTCTCCAGGGAGTGCCTCTTGTAAAGCCTCGTGGTGCATTTCAACAGACTTAACTTCAGTGGTCAAACCAGTTGGACCAAAAGTCACAACCATACCCGGTTTGATCATCCCTGTTTCAACCCGTCCCACTGGAACAGTCCCGATACCTCCAATCTTGTACACATCCTGGAGTGGAAGACGTAGAGGCTTGTCAGAGGGTCTCTTGGGCTCATTGATCGCGTCTAGAGCCTCAAGAAGGGTTGGACCTTTGTACCAATCAAGATTGG
The Erigeron canadensis isolate Cc75 chromosome 2, C_canadensis_v1, whole genome shotgun sequence DNA segment above includes these coding regions:
- the LOC122588949 gene encoding pentatricopeptide repeat-containing protein At2g42920, chloroplastic; this encodes MAPYYFCSLNPPSSSNSISKFISNQPYLSILETKCTTIKHLQIIHSQIIKTGLINDSIAASRLLSFAATSPEPDITYAYNIFNQIQNPTRFSWNTIIRAFSKSQNPIFALHLFLDMLVCSNVDTDRLTYPSVFKAYGECGLAKNGAQLHGRIVKLGLQFDGYVRNGILYMYANCGMFGEAFKLFGDGEDFDVVGWNLMIMCLCKYGNVDEARFLFDEMSVRSCVSWNNMISGYVKNGKWVEALSLFGIMQNEKVKPSEFTLVSLLNAAAQLGALKQGEWIHDYVIRNNVEINEIVATAIVNMYCKCGSVEKAWDVFRSAPVKGLSCWNTMIMGLAIHGLENEAFELFSELKPSGFKPDDVSFVGVLMACSHSRLVDKAKYYFYLMTKKYKIEPSIKHYGCMIDVLGRAGLLKEAETLVKNMPMKPDAVIWGSLLSSCRSYGDVEMGQWASSNLVDLGVDESSAHVLLSNVYAANGHFELAVQERLLMKEKKIEKNPGCSLIEVNGEVHEFIAGGRLHPQVKEIHFLLENLTLMLQDISFHFPQFLLNSSSCAP
- the LOC122588782 gene encoding elongation factor 1-alpha-like translates to MGKEKTHVNIVVIGHVDSGKSTTTGHLIYKLGGIDKRVIEKFEKEAAEMNKRSFKYAWVLDKLKAERERGITIDIALWKFETNKYYCTVIDAPGHRDFIKNMITGTSQADCAILIIDSTTGGFEAGISKDGQTREHALLAFTLGVKQMICCCNKMDSTTPKYSKNRYDEIIKEVSSYLKKVGYNPDKIPFVPISGFEGDNMIERSTNLDWYKGPTLLEALDAINEPKRPSDKPLRLPLQDVYKIGGIGTVPVGRVETGMIKPGMVVTFGPTGLTTEVKSVEMHHEALQEALPGDNVGFNVKNVAVKDLKRGYVASNSKEDAAKGAANFTSQVIIMNHPGQIGSGYAPVLDCHTSHVAVKFAELLTKIDRRSGKELEKEPKFLKNGDAGMVKMIPTKPMVVETFSEYPPLGRFAVRDMRQTVAVGVIKSVDKKEPTGAKVTKVAVKKSGK